Below is a genomic region from Microbacterium esteraromaticum.
CACCGAGATCGTCGCCGTGGTGCGGCTGCTCCAGCGGGGTGCTGTCGGCTCCCCGTCCGGATCGACGCCGTACGGCCAGGACGTCACCTCGAGCACGTACCCCCGCTCCGTGTCGAGGACGAAATCGATCGCCGAGGTGTCGCCGTTCGTCCTCGTCCGCTCGTAGCGCAGCGTCGACCTGTCGGCGTCGGTGGACACGACCTCGACCCCGTCGAGCGTCGCGAAGGCTCGCAGCATGGAGGCACGCGCCGATGCGGGTGCGAGGTTGAAGACCGACACGTCGCTGATCGTCTCGGCGAAGTAGTGCCCGAGTCCGTTCGCATCCCCCTCACCCTCGTATCGAGAGGAGAACCAGTCGATCACCCCCGGCACGTCGTCAGGCAGATCGGCGTAGAGCTCACGATCGTCGAGGTGGTACTCGAAGGTCTCGCCGTCACCCCCGCCGCCCTCCGCGAGACCGCCCGGGTAGCGGTTCACGCCACCGAGCCCTCTGCCCGGATCCTGCTCGGCCCACTCCGCGAGGGCCTCTGCCGACCCCGTCCCCTGCGCGTCGACCACGGTGTACGGGATCCGCTCGCGCACCCACACGTCGTCCGCGTTCGCCGGGACCCAGGTCGTGCCCCGATCCTGGACGACGAGGATCGCCTCGGCATCCTCCGGATCGTGGTTGTTGAAACGGGCTCCCTCCGGCATGTCCGCATCCCAGGTGGTGTGCATCGAGAAGGCGGTCTCCAGCTTCAGGTACCTGCCGGGCTCCAGCGGCATCGCCGCACCCTTCTCCGCCCCCGCGGCCGCCTCCTCGAACACCGCGGCCGATGCGCTCGACGCGTCCGGGGGTGCGAGCACGGTCCCGACGACGATCGCCGTCACCGCCGACGCCGCCACCAGTCCGCCGACGCCTATCCACCGTCCCCTGGCGATCCGCTTCGCCTTCGGCTGTGCCGCGCCGATCGAGCGCATCAGAGCACGACGCGCCGCCGCGACGTCCTTCTCGTCGATGTGCGCCTCGGCCCCGCCGATCTCACGCACCTGTTCCATAAGCGACATCGCTCTCCTCCTTCGCCATCCAGGTCAGTCGGGCCGCGGTGTGCGAGCCCGGAGGTGCGAGCCTCCGCCGAACGCGATTCAACCGCGAACGGACGGTTCCGACCGGCACGCCGAGCGCGATCGCGATCTGCTCGTAGGTCAGATCGCCCCACGCGTACAGCAGCAGCGTGTCGCGATCCCGTGCCGACAGCGCCGCGATGCGGGGCGCGAGCGCCCTCACCGCCGCATCGGCGTCGATCCGCTCATCGACCCCACCATGACCCCCGTCGCCGACAGGCGCAGCGGCGGACGCGGCGGCGAACGACCGCCACTGCCTGGCCTCATCAGCGCGGTGCCGCTTCACGATCCGCGTCGCGATGCCGAGCAGCCACGGCAGCGCAGAACCGACGCTCCGGTCGAACGAGGCACGTCGGCGGAACGCCACGAGGAACGTCTCGCTGAGCGCGTCGTCCACGGCGTCCGCCCCCACCCGTCGCCGGATATAGCCGCCGACGGGACGGACGTGTCTCTCGAATATCCCGGAGAAGGCCTCCGGCTCCTCGAGCGATCGCTCGATGATCTCGCTGTCTGTGCTCACACCGGGTATTGCCTTCGCGCGCGGGAACGGTTCACGGAATCCTCTCATCGCGATCGATACGCTGAATGCCATGGCCACTCCAGAGTTCGTCCTCGTGCTGCGCGAGCACATCGGCACCGCACCGCTTCCCCTCGTCGGCACCACGGCCATCGTCTTCCGCGACGAGAAGGTGCTGCTCGGCAAGCGCGCGGACAACGGAGCGTGGCAGTCCGTCTCCGGCATCGTCGAGCCTGGCGAGGAGCCGGCAGACGCCGCGGCACGCGAGTGCCTCGAGGAGGCGGGAGTGGTCGTCTCGGTCGACAGGCTCGCACTCGTGCAGCAGCTCCCCCGGATCACCTATGCCAACGGCGATCAGGTCGACTACCTCGACCTCGTCTTCCGCTGCACCTGGGTGTCGGGAGACCCGCATCCGGCCGACGGCGAGCTGACCGAGGTCGGCTTCTACGACCTCGCGGCGATGGGTGACGTCGACGACGCGCATGTGCGCAAGATCGCCCTTGCGATGGCGGAGGACGATCCGGCGACCTTCCGCGGCGGTCGCGTCAGGCGCTGAGGTCGAGCCGCATCACCACACGAGGGAATCCGTCGAGCACCGAGCCTGTGTCCGCTGCCCTCTCGAAACCCGCACTCTCGAACAGCGATCGCGTGCCGACGTACATCATCGTCTGATTGACCTTCTCTCCGCGGTTGTCTACCGGATAGCCCTCAACGGCCGGCGCCCCGCGCTCACGCGCATAGTCGACCGCACCGGCGATCAGCGCATGCATGACGCCCTGCTTGCGGTGACCGGGTCGCACGCGGAAGCACCACAGCGACCACACGTCGACGTCATCGATGTGCGGGATGAGCCGGTTGCGCGCGAAGCTGGTGTCGCGTCGCGGGTGCAGAGCCGCCCAGCCGACGGGCTCGCCGTCGAGGTAGGCGATCACGCCCGGCGGCGGATCGTGGTCGCAGAGCTCGCGCACGCGGTCGGCGCGCGCCTCGCCGCGCAGCGCCACGTTCTCTTTGTTCCCGATGCGATAGCTCAGGCAGAAGCAGACGTTCGACGCCGGGTTCTTCGGCCCTACCAGGGTGGCGACGTCGTCGAAGCGCGTCGCCGGCCTCACCTCTATGCTCACCTGCGCAGTCTCGCGCATGGCACCGACATCGGCTCGGAGCGACGCGGTCAGTCCTCGGCGCGCCCCGGGTCGAGCGCCTCGAGCGCGTGTCGGAAGTCGGCGGGATACGGCGACTCGAACTGCACCCACTCGCCGGTGGCGGGGTGGCTGAACGCCAGGCGGTGCGCGTGCAGCCACTGCCTGCTCAGCCCCAGTCTCGCAGAGAGCGTCGGGTCGGCTCCGTAGAGCGGGTCTCCCACGCAGGGATGCCGGTGCGCGGCCATGTGCACGCGGATCTGATGGGTGCGCCCGGTCTCCAGGTGGATCTCGAGCAGCGACGCGCCGGGGAACGCCTCGAGAGTCTCGTAGTGCGTCACCGACGGCTTGCCGTCGGGCACGACGGCAAACTTCCAGCTGTGATTCGGGTGGCGGCCGATCGGCGCGTCGATGGTTCCGGAGAGCGGGTCGGGATGCCCCTGGACCACGGCATGGTAGATCTTCTCGACCGTTCGCTCCTTGAAAGCGCGCTTGAGCACCGTGTACGCGCGCTCGGTCTTGGCGACGACCATCAGCCCGCTGGTTCCCACGTCGAGCCGATGCACGACCCCCTGTCGCTCGGGAGCGCCGCTGGTGGCGACACGGAACCCGGCCGCCGCGAGGGCGCCGACGACCGTCGGACCCTCCCAGCCCAGCGACGGGTGCGCTGCGACGCCGGTGGGCTTGTCGACGACGACGATGTCCTCGTCATCGTGCACGATCCCGAGTTCGGGAACCGGGATCGGCTCGATCCTCGGCTCCTCCTTCGGCGCCCAGCTCACATCGAGCCAGCCGCCGGCCCGCAGACGATCCGACTTTCCGAGCGGGGCGCCGTCGAGAGTGACGCCACCCGCCTCGGCGACCTCGGCTGCGAAGGTGCGCGAGAAGCCGAGCATCTTCGCCAGGGCCGCGTCGACGCGCTGGCCGTCGAGCCCGTCGGGGACGGGAAGGCTGCGGGACTGCACGATCAGGCTCCCGCGGACGCGGCGGCGTCCTCATGGCCGGTCACGGCGTCGTCATCACTCGCGGCGTGGTCGCGCTCGCGCGTGCCGTCGAGACGCACCCCGAACACCACCAGCAGCGCCACGGCGATCATGCCCGACACGATGAAGATGTCGGCGACGTTGAAGATCGCGGGCAGCATCCAGGGCATCGAGATCATGTCGACCACGTGGCCGACCGCGAAACCCGGTTCGCGCAGCAGACGGTCGGTGAGGTTGCCGAGCACCCCGCCGAGCAGGCACCCGAGCACGACGGCCCAGAGTCGCGAGCTGACCTCGAACGTCTTCCAGATGATGATCCCGGTGACGACGGTCATGGCGATCGTGAAGATCCAGGTCATGTTGGAGGCGATCGAGAAGGCGGCGCCGGCGTTGCGCACGTAGTACAGCTGGAGGAACTCTCCCAGCACGGGCACGGCCTCGTGCTTGGGAAGGTTCTCGATCGTGAGGTGCTTCACATACTGATCGGCGGCCAGCACGAGCGTCGCGAGAAGAGCGACGATCGCGCCGGCCGCCGACCGACGAAGGGGACGACGTCCTGCCAAGAGTGACCTACAGGCCGATGGCGGAGACGGGCGTCGAGTCCGTCGGAGACTTCTGGTCGAGATCGCGCAGCTGGCCCTCGATCATCGCGCGCAGCTTGCCGCGGTAGTCGCGCTCGAACTCGCGGAGCTCGGTGATGCGACCTTCGAGGGTGTTGCGCTCGCGCTCGAGTCGTGCGGACTCCTCGCGCTGCTTGGCCTCGGCCTCGGTGCGGATGCGCGCGACCTCAGCCTCGGCGTCTTCGATGAGCTGCTTGCGCTTGGCCTCGCCCTCGGCGACGTGCTCGTCGTGCAGGCGCTGGGCGAGCTCGATGATGCCGGCGGAGGTGCCGGTGCTCGAGCCTTCGGCCACAGGGGCCGGGGCGGGCGCCGGAGCGGCCGCTGCGACAGGAGCCGGGGCGTTCTCGCCGGACTCGAACGCGGCGAGCTTCGCCTTCAGCTCGTTGTTCTCCTCGATGGTCTTGCGCCATTCAACGACGATCTCGTCGAGGTAGTCGTCGACCTCCTCAGGGTCGAAGCCGTCCTTGAATCGAACGTGCTGGAACTCCTTGTGGACGACGTCATCCGGGGTAAGTGCCATGGGTGGCTCCTCTTTCGATGAGTTCGGTTGCCAGTCGCTGAGAGCCGGCGATGTGGTTCTTCCGACGCGTACCCGGGGCGCGCGTCTGGGAGCCAAGCATAGTCCCCCAGTCTGAGCGGCGCGATGCGAGCACGCTCAGCAGGTCAGGTCAGAGCGCGCACGATCGCCATCAGGATGAGCACGCTGAGCATCGTCAGCATGAACCCGAAATCGAGGGCGATCGAGCCGATCCGCAGCGGCGGGACCAGCCGACGGAAGAAGCGGATGGGCGGATCGGTCACGGTGTAGACGATCTCCGCCGCGACCAGTCCCGCGCCGCGAGGACGCCAGGATCGGTTGAACAGCGGGATGTACTCGAGCACGAGTCGCACGATGAGCACGAGCACGTACAGGGTCAGCACCAGTTCGACGATGCCGCCGACGATGCTGAGGATCGCTCCCACGGATCAGGAGTCGAACGAGGCGGAATCCGCCTGCGCGATGCCGCCCTGACCCGACACGGCGATGTTCTCGGGCGAGAGCAGGAAGACCTTGCTGGTGACCCGCTCGATGCGTCCGTACAGGCCGAGCGAGAGACCGCTCGCGAAGTCGATCAGGCGGCGCGCGTCTGCGTCGCTCATCTGCGACAGGTTGATGATCACCGGGACGCCCTCGCGGAAGTTCTCGGCGATGATCTGCGCATCGCGGTACTGCTTGGGGTGCACGGTGAGGATCTCGTTGACCGCGCCGGCAGCGGGCTGACGCACCGCGGTCGGGCGGCGCAGCGGCGTGACGGGAGCCGGTGCGGCCTCGTCGCGCTCAGGCGTCTCGTGCTTGTCACGGGAGGCTCGCGCCGGCGTCTGCGCGGCTTCCTCCTCGTAGACCTCTTCCTCGTCGGCGAGGCCGAGATACACCATGGTCTTCTTCAGCGGGTTACCCATCGTGTCCTCCGGTTCGAACGTTCGGGCTGGTCTGGTTGAAAGGCTAACCCCGGTCGGGGCGCGGTCCTGTGATTGCGGATCCGATCCGCAGGTGTGTCGCACCCGCATGGATCGCCGCTTCGAAATCCCCGGTCATCCCGGCCGAGATCCACGTGGCCTCGGGGCGAGGGAGCGGATGCGGTCGGCGACATCGCGCAGCCGCGCGAAGGCGGATGCCGGCTCCTCGTCGAGAGGCGCGACGGCCATCACGCCACGAAGCCGCAGCGACGGGAGGCCGAGCACATGCTCGGTCAGCGCCTCGGCGTCTGCGAGGGTGCTCCCGCCGCGTCCCTCGTCCTCGGTGAGGTTCACCTGAACGAGGACATCGAGCACGTCATCGCCGACAGCGGCACGGTGCAGCGCGTCGGCGAGCCTGACCCGGTCGACGGAGTGCACGACGTCGGCGTCACGCCGGATCATCGCCGCCTTGTTGGTCTGGGCCTGACCGATGAAATGCCAGCGCACGTCGACGCCGTCGAGGTCCGCAAGCTTCGCCGACATCTCCTGCTGGCGGTTCTCGCCGACATCTGCGACGCCGAGCCCGTGCAGCTCGCGCACCAGGGAGGCCGGGTGGAACTTGGTCACCACGATCCGGGTGATCTCCCCCGGATCCCGGCCCGCCTGGCGCGCGGCGTCGGCGATGCGCTCGTCGATCGCCGACAGCCGCGCGCTGAGCGTCACTTCAGGAACTCGGGGATGTCGATGTCGTCGTCGGAGAAGGCCGGCTCGATGCTGGAGGCGACGGGCGCGGGCGCCACGGCCGGCTTGACCGGCTCGGGGCGCTCCTCTGCGGAGGTCTCCTCGACGCGCACCTCGGGCAGCGGGTTCGCCGCCGGGCGCTCGACGACCATCGGCTCGAGACGAGGAGCGGGCTCACCGCCGTCGAAGCCGGCCGCGATCACCGTGACGCGAACCTCGTCGCCGAGCGTGTCGTCGATAACCGTTCCGAAGATGATGTTGGCCTCGGGGTGCGCGGCCTCCTTGACGAGGTCGGCGGCATCGTGGATCTCGAAGATGCCGAGGTTCGATCCACCCTGGATCGACAGCAGCACGCCGTGGGCGCCCTCGATCGACGCCTCGAGGAGCGGCGACTCGACTGCGAGCTCGGCGGCCTTGATGGCACGGTCGGCGCCGCGGGCAGAGCCGATGCCCATGAGGGCGGATCCGGCTCCCTGCATGACCGACTTCACGTCGGCGAAGTCGAGGTTGATCAGACCGGGCGTGGTGATCAGGTCGGTGATGCCCTGCACACCGGCCAGCAGCACCTGGTCGGCCGTGGCGAACGCCTCGATCATCGAGATGCCGCGATCGCTGATCTCGAGGAGACGGTCGTTCGGCACCACGATGAGGGTGTCGACCTCTTCCTTGAGCTTCGCGACGCCGGCTTCGGCCTGGCTCTGGCGGCGGCGGCCCTCGAACGAGAACGGCTTGGTCACGACGCCGATGGTCAGGGCGCCGATCGACTTGGCGATGCGCGCGACGACGGGCGCTCCGCCCGTGCCGGTGCCGCCTCCCTCGCCGGCGGTGACGAAGACCATGTCGGCGCCGGTCAGCGCCTGCTCGATCTCCTCCGCGTGGTCCTCGGCGGCGCGACGACCGACCTCCGGGTCGGCTCCCGCGCCGAGGCCGCGGGTCAGCTCGCGCCCCACGTCGAGCTTGACGTCGGCGTCGCTCATCAGCAGCGCCTGGGCGTCGGTGTTGACGGCGATGAACTCGACTCCGCGGAGTCCGAGCTCGATCATGCGGTTGACGGCGTTGACGCCGCCACCGCCGACGCCGACGACCTTGATCACGGCGAGGTAGTTCTGGTTCTGGCTCATGGCCGGCCTCCGTTATTCGAGCCTGACGAGGGATAAACCTTAAACCTCAACGAGAGGGTTAAACTGTTTCCCGGTATTGCGTTCTCGTCAACGACGGTATGCGCAACGTCCCTCTGCGCCCGCACCGACACGGCGTGTCGCCGCGATCGATCCGCATCCCGGCATCCTGCGACTCCGACCGCCGCTCCGATACCGCGCGGGCGCGCCCTCAGCGCACGACGGGAACGGTGGGCGACGACACGTCGAAGGTGCTCGACCCCGGCGACGCGGCGATCAGGCGCACCAGCACGGCGGCCTTGCGCACCGAGTCCTTCTCACTCCCCCACACGACGGTCTTGCCGTCGCCGAGACGCAGCGTGACGTCGTCGCCCGATGTCGCCCGCACCTCGGCGACGGTAGAGCGGAGGTCCGCGGGGAGCGACCGCATCACCAGGCCCGCGCTGTGGAACGCGGCCGAGCGGACTCCCCCTGCGACATCGAGCTCAGGCCGACCCTCCGGCAGTTCGGGACTCGACGCGAGCACGACACCCGCCGCGTCGACCACCGAGTACCCGTCGTCGCCGCGGATCGCGCCGATCGGCGTCCGCTCCACGATCCGCACCAGCAGCTCGCGCGGCGGGCGCACCTCGAGGGCGTACGACTCGATGACGGGGAACTCCGCGAGCGCCGACCTCACCTCGTCTGCGTCAACCAGGGCGAGCGGTGCGCCGATCTGCCCCGACAGCGACTGCTGCACGACTGCGGGATCGATCGTCGTCGCCCCTGCGACGGTGATCTTCTCGACCGCGAAGAGAGGGCTGTACGCGGCGACCACACTGCCGATCACCAGCGCCGCGATCGCGGCCGCTGAGCCCCACACGACGAATCTGCGCCGGCGAGAGCGCTGGGTGAAGCGGCGGATCTCGGCACGAAGCGCCTTCCGGCGCGCCCTGGCCGCCCGCCAGACCTCACTGCTGCGCACAGCCTCACGCACGGCATCCCGATCCTCGTCCTCGATCACATCCGTGGTCGAGGCACGATCCGCGGCATCCGCGACGTCGGGGTCGCCGGCATCCTGCGCCGGGGACCCGGCGGCATCCGCGGACGCGCCGCCGAAGCGCAGCAGGCCACGGCGACGTCCGGGCGCTGCGTCCTCGGAGACGTCGTCAGGGGTCGGCTCCTCGGGCGATGCGGGAAGCGGTGCCGGGCGGCGCATGTCAGTCCTCGACGGGACGGCGCAGCGAGTCCAGCACCTGCGGGATGATCTGGTAGACGTTGCCGCAGCCGAGGGTGACGATGTAGTCGCCTTCGCGCGCGATGCGGGCCGTGTAGTCGGCCGCCTCCTGCCAGTCGGGGACGTAGTGCACGTTGGTCTGGTCGGCGAAGGCCCCGCTGACCAGTTCGCCCGTCACGCCGGGCACCGGATCCTCTCGCGCGCCGTAGACGTCGAGCATCACGGTGTGATCGGCGAGCTCTTCGAGCACCTCGGCGAACTCGCGGTACATGTGCTGGGTGCGCGAGTAGGTGTGCGGCTGCTGGATCGCGATCAGGCGCCCTGACCCCGCCACCCCGCGCATCGCCTCGAGGGCCGCTCGCACCTCGGTCGGGTGGTGCGAGTAGTCGTCGTAGACGCGCACGCCGCGCGCCTCGCCGTGCAACTCGAGCCGACGGACGGTTCCTGCGAAGCCCTCGACCGCACGGACGGCGTCTGCGAGAGCGTAGCCCAGCGTGAGCAGCACCGCCACGACGCCGCCCGCGTTGATCGCGTTGTGCGCGCCTGGCACGGCGAGCTGCATGCGCACCGACTCGGTGCCGCGCACCAGCGTCGCCGAGACCCCGCCGCCGGTGGCGATGTCGTCGATGCGGAGGTCGGCGTCGGGCGCGCGTCCGAAGGTGACGACCGTGCGGTGGCTGAGGCCTGCCCGCACGCGCTGCGCGCCGGGGTCGTCGCTCGAGATCACGACCGCCTCACGGGCCTCGTCGCCGAAGCGCACGAAGGCGTCGTAGAAGGCGTCCTCGGATCCGAAGAAGTCGAGGTGGTCGGGGTCGACGTTCGTGATCAGTGCGATCGCGGTGTCGTACAGCAGGAAGGTGCCGTCCGACTCGTCGGCCTCGATGACGAAGAGCTCGTCCGAGCCCGTGCCGCTCGAGATGCCGAGCTGCTCGATCACGCCGCCGTTGACGAAGCTCGGGTCGGCGCCGAGGGCCTGCAGTGCGGTCACGAGCATGCCGGTCGAGCTCGTCTTGCCGTGGGCGCCCGCGACTGAGACGAGACGACGCCCGCCGATCAGCCAGAACAGCGCCTGGGAGCGGTGGATGACGTGCAGGCCGCGCTGCTTGGCGGTGACGAACTCGGGGTTCTCCGGCCAGATGGCACCGGTGTGGATCACGGTGTCCGCGTCGCCGAGATGCGCCGCGTCGTGTCCGACGTGCACCGTCGCCCCGGCGGCGGCGAGGGCGCGCAGGTTGTCGCTGTCTGCGCGGTCGGATCCGGAGACGCGGATGCCCGCGTCGAGGAACATCCTCGCGAGTCCGCTCATGCCGGAACCGCCGATGCCGATGAAGTGCGCGGAGGAGATGGTGTCGGGGATCGGGAGGGAGAGGTCGGGTCTGATCATGTCGCTCCCAGTCTACTTTTCGGCGAGTGCGCGATCGATGAGCGCGATGAGGTCCTCGGAGCCGGTGCGCGAGCCGATGCGCTCGGCCGCCGCCGCCATCGCCTCGATGCGCGCGCGGTCCCCGAGCAGCGGGATGATCCGCTCGCGCACGACGTCGCCGTCGAAGGTCTCGTCATCCAGCAGCACGGCAGCCCCGGCCTCGACCGCCGATGCCGCGTTGAGCCGCTGCTCGCCGTTGCCGACCGAGTAGGGCACGTACACGGCCGGGATGCCGAGCGCGCTCACCTCGCTCACGGTGGCCGATCCTGAGCGCGACACGATCAGGTCGGCCAGGGCGAAGGCGAGATCCATCCGGTCGATGTAGCGGCGCATCGCGTAGCCAGGCACCTCGGGGTCGACGAGGTCGCTCCGCTCGCCCGTGGCGTGCAGCAGCTGCCAGCCGGCTGCGAGGATGTCGCCCCACGATCCGGCGATCGCCTCGTTCAGCCGCAGAGCCCCCAGCGAGCCCCCGAAGACGAGCAGCACCGGACGATCGGGGTCCAGACCGAAGTACGCCGCGGCCTCGGCTCTGGTTCCCGCCCGGTCCAGGTCGACGACCTCCCGGCGCAGCGGCATCCCGACCACCTCGCCGCGGGACAGCGGCGTGCCCTCGAACGCGACGCCGACGGCAGCGGCGCTGCGGGCGCCGAGCACGTTGGCCAGACCAGGCTTCGCATTGGCCTCGTGCACGACGAACGGGACGTTCTCGCGCCGGGCGGCGACGTAGGCGGGCGCGGACGCGTAGCCGCCGAAGCCGACGACCACGTCGATCGCGTTGCGGCGGATGTGCTCCCGCACCTGGGCGACCGCACGCTGGAATCGCAGGGGGAATGCGATGGCGGCACGGTTGGGACGACGCGGGAAGGGAACCTTGTCGACGATGAGCAGCTCGTAGCCGCGCTCCGGGACGAGGCGGGACTCGAGCCCCTCCTTCGTGCCCAGCACGAGCACCTGGTCGCCGGCGCGCTCACGCAGCAGATCGGCGACCGCGAGCAGCGGATTGACATGGCCGGCGGTTCCCCCGCCGGCGAGAAGGTACGAAGTCACCTCGCGACCCTACCCGCTGTCGCCGTGGTCCGGCCGCGTGGCGTCTGGACGGACGCGCGCGGGTCGGACTGGGGCAGCGTGCGGGCGAAGGCGAGCAGCACGCCGCACGCCGCCAGCACCGACACCAGCGCTGTGCCGCCCTGCGACATGAAGGGCAGCGGCACTCCCATCACGGGGAAGACCCGCAGCACGACGCCGATGTTGATCAGCGCCTGACCCATGATCCACACGCCGATCCCTCCCGCGGCGACCCGGATGAAGGGGTCGTCCGAGCGGCGCACGATGCGGAACACGCCGACCGCGAAGACCGCGAAGAGCGCCAGCACCAGCACGCAGCCGATCAGGCCGAGCTCCTCGCCGACGATGGCGAAGATGTAGTCGTTCTCGGCGGCGGGCAGCCAGCCGTACTTCTCCTGCGAGTTTCCGAGCCCGACGCCGAAGATGCCGCCGTTCGCCATCCCCCACATGCCGTGCACGGCCTGGTAGCACTCGCGCGTCGGGTCGCAGGCCTCGGGATTGAACGCCGACATGATGCGCTTCATGCGGTTGTCACTGGTCAGCGCATACCCGAGCACGGCGATGACGCCGCCGATCAGCGGCAGGATGAACAGGCGCAGCTTGACGCCGGCGAAGAACAGGCAGCCGAGGGTGATCAGCACGAGCACCATCGCCGTGCCGAGGTCGTTGGCCCCGATCACGGTGCCGACGACGAGCACCGACACGGGGACCACGGGGATGAAGACGTGATGCCAGATGCCCAGACGCGCGCGCTTGCGAAGCAGCACATAGGCGATCCAGAGCGCCAGTGTCAGCTTCAGGAACTCGGACGGCTGCAGCTGGAAACCGGCGATCCGGATCCAGTTGGTGTTTCCATACGACGACACGCGCAGACCGGGCACGAAGACCAGCAGCTGCAGGGCGGTGGCTCCGATGAGCGCCGGCCATGCGATGCGACCGAGGAACGACACGGGCAGCCGGCTGATCAGCAGCATCAGCGGGATGCCGAGAAGTGCGAAGATGCCCTGCTTGAGCGCGCCGTCCCACGGGTCGGGCTTCGCGCTGGTCGCGGAGAGCACCATGACCCATCCGAAGACCGTGAGCACCAGAGCCGTCGAGGCGATGAGCACGAACTCCGTGGTGGGAGGAGCGAAGAGGCGACCGAGCGATACCCGCGCCGCGAGTCCGCGGCCCTCGGTGCGCGGAGGGCGAGTCGTCTGCGTCATCCGCGCCCTCCTCCGTCTACGATCCCGACTGCTCGATCCATGCGCGCACCGCCTGCGCGAAGCGCTCTCCCCGGTCCGCGTAGCTGGCGAACTGGTCGAAGGATGCCGCGGCGGGAGCCAGCAGCACCGTCCCCTCGCCGTCGATGATCCCGGTCGCCAGTTCCACGACGCGATCCATGACCTCCCCAGTCTCACCGGGGACGACCTCGAACACCGGCACCTGCGATGCGTGTCGCTCGAATGCCGCGAGAACGGGCGCGCGGTCCACGCCGATCACGATCGCGGCCCCCGCCGTGCGGCCGGCATCGGCGACGAGGTCCCCGAGGTCGACCCCCTTGAGGTCGCCACCGACGACCCACACCGCGCCGGGGTAGGCGCGCAGCGACGACGCGGCCGCGTGCGGATTGGTCGCCTTCGAGTCGTCGATCCACCGGATGCCGCGATGCTCGGCGATCAGCTGGATCCGATGCGCGTCCAGGGTGAAGTCGCGAAGGGCGTCATGGATGACAGCGGGTGCGACGTCCAGCGAGCGGACCAGCGCGGACGCGGCGAGGATGTTCTGCACGATGTGCGGCGCGCCGAGGCCCGCTGCGCGGAGCTCGTCGAGCGTGGTCAGCTCGAGTGCGCTGTTGCGACGATCCGCATGGAAGGCGCGGTCGACGAGAATGCCGTCGACCACGCCGAGGTCGCTGGGCCCCGGCGTGCCGAGGTCGAAGCCGATCGCGCGCGCTCCCTCGGTGACATCCGCCTCCTCCACCATGCGCACGGTGGCGGCGTCCGCTTTGTTGTACACGCAGGCGACCCTCGTGTGCCGGTACACGAACGACTTCGCCTCGCGGTACGCGTCCGAGCTGCCGTGCCAGACGAGGTGGTCGTCTGCGAGGTTCAGGCAGACCGCGGAGTGGGGCACGAGCTGTCCCGCGAGGGCGGACTGGCCGATGTACCAGAGCTGGTGGCTGGACAGCTCGACGACGAGCACGTCGAAG
It encodes:
- the lspA gene encoding signal peptidase II, with product MAGRRPLRRSAAGAIVALLATLVLAADQYVKHLTIENLPKHEAVPVLGEFLQLYYVRNAGAAFSIASNMTWIFTIAMTVVTGIIIWKTFEVSSRLWAVVLGCLLGGVLGNLTDRLLREPGFAVGHVVDMISMPWMLPAIFNVADIFIVSGMIAVALLVVFGVRLDGTRERDHAASDDDAVTGHEDAAASAGA
- a CDS encoding RluA family pseudouridine synthase: MQSRSLPVPDGLDGQRVDAALAKMLGFSRTFAAEVAEAGGVTLDGAPLGKSDRLRAGGWLDVSWAPKEEPRIEPIPVPELGIVHDDEDIVVVDKPTGVAAHPSLGWEGPTVVGALAAAGFRVATSGAPERQGVVHRLDVGTSGLMVVAKTERAYTVLKRAFKERTVEKIYHAVVQGHPDPLSGTIDAPIGRHPNHSWKFAVVPDGKPSVTHYETLEAFPGASLLEIHLETGRTHQIRVHMAAHRHPCVGDPLYGADPTLSARLGLSRQWLHAHRLAFSHPATGEWVQFESPYPADFRHALEALDPGRAED
- a CDS encoding GNAT family N-acetyltransferase encodes the protein MSIEVRPATRFDDVATLVGPKNPASNVCFCLSYRIGNKENVALRGEARADRVRELCDHDPPPGVIAYLDGEPVGWAALHPRRDTSFARNRLIPHIDDVDVWSLWCFRVRPGHRKQGVMHALIAGAVDYARERGAPAVEGYPVDNRGEKVNQTMMYVGTRSLFESAGFERAADTGSVLDGFPRVVMRLDLSA
- the ftsZ gene encoding cell division protein FtsZ; the encoded protein is MSQNQNYLAVIKVVGVGGGGVNAVNRMIELGLRGVEFIAVNTDAQALLMSDADVKLDVGRELTRGLGAGADPEVGRRAAEDHAEEIEQALTGADMVFVTAGEGGGTGTGGAPVVARIAKSIGALTIGVVTKPFSFEGRRRQSQAEAGVAKLKEEVDTLIVVPNDRLLEISDRGISMIEAFATADQVLLAGVQGITDLITTPGLINLDFADVKSVMQGAGSALMGIGSARGADRAIKAAELAVESPLLEASIEGAHGVLLSIQGGSNLGIFEIHDAADLVKEAAHPEANIIFGTVIDDTLGDEVRVTVIAAGFDGGEPAPRLEPMVVERPAANPLPEVRVEETSAEERPEPVKPAVAPAPVASSIEPAFSDDDIDIPEFLK
- a CDS encoding RNA polymerase sigma factor, whose translation is MSTDSEIIERSLEEPEAFSGIFERHVRPVGGYIRRRVGADAVDDALSETFLVAFRRRASFDRSVGSALPWLLGIATRIVKRHRADEARQWRSFAAASAAAPVGDGGHGGVDERIDADAAVRALAPRIAALSARDRDTLLLYAWGDLTYEQIAIALGVPVGTVRSRLNRVRRRLAPPGSHTAARLTWMAKEESDVAYGTGA
- a CDS encoding YggT family protein: MGAILSIVGGIVELVLTLYVLVLIVRLVLEYIPLFNRSWRPRGAGLVAAEIVYTVTDPPIRFFRRLVPPLRIGSIALDFGFMLTMLSVLILMAIVRALT
- a CDS encoding NUDIX hydrolase; translation: MATPEFVLVLREHIGTAPLPLVGTTAIVFRDEKVLLGKRADNGAWQSVSGIVEPGEEPADAAARECLEEAGVVVSVDRLALVQQLPRITYANGDQVDYLDLVFRCTWVSGDPHPADGELTEVGFYDLAAMGDVDDAHVRKIALAMAEDDPATFRGGRVRR
- a CDS encoding DivIVA domain-containing protein, yielding MALTPDDVVHKEFQHVRFKDGFDPEEVDDYLDEIVVEWRKTIEENNELKAKLAAFESGENAPAPVAAAAPAPAPAPVAEGSSTGTSAGIIELAQRLHDEHVAEGEAKRKQLIEDAEAEVARIRTEAEAKQREESARLERERNTLEGRITELREFERDYRGKLRAMIEGQLRDLDQKSPTDSTPVSAIGL
- a CDS encoding cell division protein SepF, whose amino-acid sequence is MGNPLKKTMVYLGLADEEEVYEEEAAQTPARASRDKHETPERDEAAPAPVTPLRRPTAVRQPAAGAVNEILTVHPKQYRDAQIIAENFREGVPVIINLSQMSDADARRLIDFASGLSLGLYGRIERVTSKVFLLSPENIAVSGQGGIAQADSASFDS